In Desulfosediminicola ganghwensis, a single window of DNA contains:
- the dksA gene encoding RNA polymerase-binding protein DksA produces the protein MEKALVEQFRQSLTDKRQEILDEVGKTLNEMTDQTTNIPDPNDRATVESGRSFELRIRDRERKLLSKIDEALLRIEEGTFGICEDCGEEIGLKRLEARPVTTLCIDCKTLQETREKSKGQ, from the coding sequence ATGGAAAAAGCATTAGTCGAGCAGTTCAGGCAGAGTCTTACTGATAAGAGGCAAGAGATCCTGGATGAGGTTGGCAAGACCTTGAACGAGATGACGGATCAGACCACTAATATTCCTGACCCGAATGATCGCGCCACGGTTGAATCAGGTCGTAGCTTCGAATTACGTATTCGTGATCGCGAACGCAAGTTGCTTTCGAAAATCGATGAAGCGTTGCTTCGTATTGAAGAAGGCACCTTTGGTATTTGTGAAGATTGCGGAGAGGAAATTGGTTTGAAGCGGCTTGAAGCCAGACCTGTAACCACGCTCTGTATTGATTGTAAAACTCTACAGGAAACACGAGAGAAATCTAAAGGGCAATAA
- the moaC gene encoding cyclic pyranopterin monophosphate synthase MoaC: protein MAAEGNKDFTHFDSDGNAIMVDVSKKNETTRVAHAAGKITMSKEAFTKVKSGKMAKGDVLGIARVAGIMAAKKTDALIPLCHPLLISKVNVDFSFQDEDNLVEIFATVGITGKTGVEMEALTAVSVAALTIYDMCKAVDKSMVISDIRLLTKTGGKSGTYTREEISD, encoded by the coding sequence ATGGCAGCAGAAGGGAATAAAGATTTTACGCACTTCGACAGTGATGGCAATGCTATAATGGTTGATGTGAGCAAAAAGAATGAAACTACCCGCGTCGCTCACGCAGCTGGAAAAATAACCATGAGCAAAGAGGCATTCACCAAAGTCAAAAGCGGAAAAATGGCTAAGGGTGATGTTTTGGGCATTGCCAGGGTGGCCGGAATAATGGCTGCTAAAAAAACAGATGCGCTTATTCCTTTATGTCACCCGCTACTTATTAGTAAGGTCAACGTTGACTTTTCTTTTCAAGACGAAGATAATCTGGTAGAAATTTTTGCCACAGTTGGAATAACTGGTAAAACCGGAGTTGAGATGGAGGCGTTGACCGCTGTATCAGTCGCGGCTCTGACAATTTACGATATGTGCAAGGCTGTTGATAAATCAATGGTGATAAGTGATATCCGATTGTTGACAAAAACAGGTGGAAAAAGCGGCACATATACTCGCGAAGAAATATCAGACTGA
- the dnaJ gene encoding molecular chaperone DnaJ yields the protein MREDYYDILTVSRSASGSEIKKAYRKLAMKYHPDRNPDDKEAEAKFKECTEAYEVLSDEKKRQIYDTYGHDGLKNSGYSGPGNFEDVFSSFGDIFGDLFGFGGSRSRTRRDGPSPGNDLRYDVNISFMEAIHGASKEVELSRRDTCWTCEGTGSRPGHPKKTCPMCEGRGQVIRSQGFFQVSSTCPQCHGEGEIITDPCADCDGSGLVHKSKLVAIKIPAGVDNGARMRLRGEGEGGRRGGPAGDLYVIVHVEEHEFFMREGDTIFARMPVSMVDAALGAKVEVPTVHGKKTIEIPAGSQSGERFTLKNEGVPRLRGSGKGNMIIELQVMTPTNLCDEQIKVLKEFETLCQEHGQEEEREGFFARLFNEVVGKNHKG from the coding sequence ATGAGAGAAGATTATTACGATATTTTAACTGTTTCCCGTTCAGCATCAGGCTCCGAGATTAAGAAAGCGTACCGCAAGCTGGCGATGAAGTATCATCCGGACAGAAATCCGGATGATAAGGAGGCAGAAGCAAAATTCAAGGAGTGCACAGAGGCCTATGAGGTTCTCAGTGACGAAAAGAAACGGCAGATTTATGACACTTATGGGCATGATGGTCTGAAAAATAGTGGCTATAGCGGACCAGGCAACTTCGAAGATGTTTTCTCGAGCTTTGGGGATATCTTTGGTGATCTGTTTGGCTTTGGTGGTAGTCGTTCGCGCACTCGCAGGGATGGACCCAGTCCCGGTAATGATCTTCGTTATGACGTGAATATAAGCTTCATGGAGGCAATTCACGGAGCTTCAAAAGAGGTTGAGCTAAGTCGTCGTGATACCTGCTGGACATGTGAAGGTACTGGTAGTCGTCCTGGCCATCCCAAGAAAACATGCCCGATGTGTGAAGGTCGTGGTCAGGTAATCCGCTCTCAGGGATTTTTTCAGGTGAGTTCTACCTGCCCGCAGTGCCATGGTGAGGGGGAGATTATTACAGACCCCTGTGCCGATTGCGATGGTTCCGGCCTTGTTCATAAAAGCAAACTTGTCGCAATTAAGATTCCTGCCGGTGTTGACAACGGTGCTCGCATGCGTTTGCGCGGTGAGGGCGAAGGTGGGCGCCGAGGTGGTCCGGCGGGTGATCTCTATGTGATTGTCCATGTTGAAGAACATGAGTTCTTTATGCGTGAGGGTGACACTATTTTTGCCAGAATGCCGGTTTCCATGGTGGATGCCGCACTCGGTGCGAAAGTCGAAGTGCCTACTGTACATGGTAAAAAGACAATAGAAATCCCTGCAGGCAGCCAATCCGGAGAGCGATTTACCCTCAAAAATGAAGGTGTACCGAGACTACGGGGCAGTGGCAAGGGCAACATGATTATCGAATTGCAGGTTATGACCCCTACCAATCTCTGCGATGAACAGATCAAGGTGTTGAAAGAGTTTGAAACTCTGTGCCAGGAACATGGGCAGGAGGAGGAGCGTGAAGGCTTCTTTGCCAGACTTTTTAACGAAGTAGTGGGTAAAAATCACAAGGGATAA
- the rpoZ gene encoding DNA-directed RNA polymerase subunit omega translates to MARITVEDCLDVVGDDNRFNLIHLAVKRVKQHRQGEPFVVDGKNKEIVMTLREIASGKVTMENIDDLPEQLDADDVDAAEFSESAKTAA, encoded by the coding sequence ATGGCAAGAATTACCGTTGAAGATTGTCTTGATGTTGTAGGCGATGACAACAGGTTCAATCTGATCCATCTGGCTGTGAAGCGCGTAAAGCAACACAGGCAGGGGGAACCTTTTGTGGTTGATGGCAAAAACAAGGAGATCGTTATGACTCTGCGTGAGATTGCCTCTGGCAAAGTAACTATGGAGAATATTGACGATCTGCCTGAGCAGCTGGATGCCGATGATGTTGACGCGGCCGAATTTTCCGAATCTGCAAAAACTGCCGCGTAA
- a CDS encoding adenylosuccinate synthase, whose amino-acid sequence MSSVVVVGSQWGDEGKGKIVDLLTQYSDYIVRFQGGNNAGHTLVVDGKQFIFHIIPSGILYEDKMCMIGNGVIIDPGVLLKEMDQLKEQGLGVNPKRLMISENAHLIMPYHSRLDQAKEAALSDGKKIGTTGRGIGPCYMDKVGRVGIKAGDLLDEKLFSEKLKTALDEKNFLLTKKYNADPVEFDQVYGEFMQHIEKLRDFIGNVSIELDDARKVGKNILFEGAQGTQLDIDHGTYPFVTSSNTIAGNACNGTGFGPAHIDAVVGIMKAYTTRVGAGPFPTELFDDAGEQLQQKGHEFGATTGRRRRCGWLDGIVAKDAVRLNGITGFAITKLDVLSGHKNIKMANAYELNGKTVHAMPSNINAAAAVKPVYEDLPGWSEEIAGVRNFDDLPTAAKDYIKRIEDFTEVKAQIVSVGPDRNETLLLENPFEKKVS is encoded by the coding sequence ATGTCCAGTGTCGTAGTTGTCGGGTCACAATGGGGTGACGAAGGCAAGGGGAAAATCGTCGACTTGCTCACGCAATATTCTGATTATATCGTTCGCTTTCAAGGCGGTAACAATGCCGGTCACACCCTAGTTGTAGACGGTAAGCAATTTATCTTTCATATTATTCCATCCGGAATCCTCTATGAAGATAAAATGTGCATGATCGGAAATGGTGTCATCATCGATCCAGGTGTACTTCTCAAAGAAATGGATCAGTTGAAAGAGCAGGGCCTTGGTGTTAATCCGAAGCGTCTCATGATTAGTGAGAATGCGCATCTGATAATGCCGTACCACTCACGCCTCGACCAGGCGAAGGAAGCCGCGCTTTCCGATGGCAAGAAGATCGGTACCACAGGTCGTGGAATTGGCCCATGTTATATGGACAAGGTTGGCAGGGTCGGTATCAAGGCGGGAGATCTTCTGGATGAAAAACTTTTTTCTGAAAAGCTCAAGACCGCACTCGATGAGAAAAATTTTCTGCTGACCAAAAAATATAACGCTGACCCAGTCGAATTCGATCAGGTGTACGGCGAGTTCATGCAGCATATTGAAAAGCTGCGTGATTTCATAGGCAATGTTTCCATAGAGCTTGATGATGCACGCAAAGTTGGGAAAAATATCCTGTTTGAAGGCGCTCAGGGCACCCAGCTCGATATTGATCATGGTACGTATCCTTTCGTGACATCCTCCAATACTATCGCTGGCAATGCTTGTAATGGCACTGGTTTTGGCCCAGCACATATTGACGCGGTTGTGGGTATCATGAAAGCCTACACCACCCGTGTCGGAGCCGGCCCATTCCCGACTGAGCTTTTTGATGATGCAGGTGAGCAGTTGCAGCAAAAGGGACATGAGTTTGGTGCGACTACCGGTCGCCGCCGAAGATGTGGATGGCTTGACGGGATTGTGGCTAAAGATGCAGTTCGTCTGAACGGCATTACCGGCTTTGCAATTACCAAGTTAGATGTTCTGAGCGGACACAAGAATATCAAGATGGCGAATGCCTATGAACTCAACGGTAAGACCGTTCATGCAATGCCTTCCAATATTAATGCGGCGGCAGCGGTGAAGCCTGTCTATGAAGACTTGCCGGGCTGGAGTGAGGAAATTGCAGGAGTTCGCAATTTTGATGATCTGCCAACAGCGGCCAAAGACTACATTAAGCGTATCGAGGACTTTACTGAAGTTAAAGCTCAGATCGTATCAGTTGGCCCGGACAGGAATGAAACCCTGCTCCTGGAAAACCCGTTTGAAAAAAAAGTAAGCTAA
- a CDS encoding twin-arginine translocase TatA/TatE family subunit, which translates to MFGIGLPEMILILAIALIVVGPDKLPDLARSVAKGIMELKKTADGLKEQLNEQGNPLDDIKPDLEDAAKEFKSHMLDHPEKGTSDLFPAQGVNPDVDQAKRAYEELTKAGFDPADVPMDNLKEGETVDLSADDMTEVVQPVAAPDDENNQDPANNAKTEKTPPNNDKVDKG; encoded by the coding sequence ATGTTTGGTATTGGCTTGCCGGAAATGATTCTCATTCTGGCTATTGCACTTATCGTTGTTGGCCCAGACAAACTCCCCGATTTAGCTCGGTCTGTTGCCAAGGGCATCATGGAGTTGAAAAAAACGGCCGATGGCTTGAAAGAACAACTCAACGAACAGGGCAACCCGCTCGACGACATAAAACCTGATCTGGAGGATGCTGCTAAAGAATTCAAAAGCCATATGCTCGATCATCCGGAAAAAGGTACATCAGATCTCTTTCCCGCCCAGGGGGTCAATCCAGATGTTGACCAAGCCAAACGAGCCTATGAAGAACTCACCAAGGCTGGTTTTGATCCTGCCGATGTCCCTATGGATAATCTCAAAGAGGGTGAAACCGTTGACCTCTCTGCTGATGACATGACAGAAGTGGTACAGCCTGTCGCTGCGCCAGATGATGAAAATAACCAGGATCCTGCCAATAATGCAAAAACCGAAAAGACCCCGCCCAACAACGATAAGGTTGACAAGGGTTAA
- the tatC gene encoding twin-arginine translocase subunit TatC, with product MSDYNLQKTIPALERSLAFFRPHHLELRNRLVKVMAAIVTCSVVAYIFIEQIAQLFISPLIAANPLVGKLVYTNLPEAFVTYIKLALIIGLLASFPVILYQLWLFVAPGLRKNEKRLAVTVVFWSSILFAGGASFAFLVVLPKMLIYFTSYANEGLEPLPKLGLYLTFVARMILTFGISFQIPFLMVMSGKANLVTASYFRSKRIYFYMAIVFLSFLLAAGDFMATALLALPLFALYEVGIFLSSLFNRKKEQTSEA from the coding sequence ATGAGCGATTATAATCTTCAGAAAACTATTCCTGCACTAGAGCGCAGTCTCGCCTTTTTCAGGCCCCATCATCTTGAGTTGCGGAACCGTCTCGTTAAAGTTATGGCTGCAATTGTCACTTGTTCGGTGGTGGCCTACATTTTTATTGAGCAGATTGCCCAGCTCTTTATCTCTCCGCTCATAGCTGCCAATCCCCTGGTGGGAAAACTTGTTTACACCAATCTGCCTGAAGCATTTGTAACCTATATCAAACTCGCTTTGATCATAGGCCTGTTGGCCAGCTTCCCTGTAATTTTATATCAACTCTGGCTTTTTGTCGCTCCCGGCCTCAGGAAAAACGAGAAACGACTAGCTGTCACTGTGGTTTTCTGGTCTTCAATACTCTTTGCCGGCGGTGCATCCTTTGCCTTTTTAGTAGTGCTGCCTAAAATGCTTATCTACTTCACCAGCTACGCCAATGAAGGGCTTGAGCCACTGCCAAAACTCGGCCTCTATCTTACTTTTGTGGCCCGCATGATCCTTACCTTTGGTATCAGCTTCCAGATTCCTTTTCTCATGGTGATGTCCGGTAAAGCAAACCTTGTAACTGCCAGCTATTTTCGCAGCAAACGCATCTACTTCTACATGGCAATTGTGTTTCTCTCCTTCCTGCTTGCCGCCGGAGACTTCATGGCAACAGCCCTGCTGGCGCTGCCACTATTTGCACTTTATGAGGTTGGAATTTTTCTTTCTTCGCTTTTCAATAGAAAAAAAGAGCAAACATCTGAAGCGTAA
- a CDS encoding radical SAM protein, translated as MSSTPQKALRTVGFRPGEKNIFFHILTACNLSCSHCYINPEQHGSQTLSITTIRQWLKLFQPDETQLATASRDGRGVGNVIFLGGEPTMHKDLPEAVRFARELGYDVTVDSNGYLFHDFLEKISPDELNYLSFSLDGPDAEVNDPIRGEGVYDTCVSNLRKALAKGFKVSLIYTVSKKNIDHLHRMVPLLLELGVEKFFIQVIGLRGKSAEVDSDSLQLSREEWLAVVPAVAQTAAEAGIHVTYPKVFLADDEEFQCAGTEAENYFIFPNGRVYQCPLCEDHPVHSYRIESGKLIKNDGFTEDKFFQLNIAEGCVMNKLLQPDIIDYDDTGKPLHRISCCLLKQEIG; from the coding sequence ATGAGTTCCACCCCGCAAAAAGCCCTGAGGACTGTTGGTTTTCGTCCAGGCGAAAAAAATATATTCTTTCATATACTTACAGCATGCAATCTTTCGTGCAGCCACTGTTACATCAATCCGGAGCAGCATGGAAGCCAGACGCTTTCGATTACCACCATCAGGCAATGGTTGAAGTTGTTCCAGCCTGACGAAACGCAGCTCGCTACAGCCTCCCGTGATGGGCGGGGAGTTGGCAATGTCATTTTTCTTGGCGGTGAGCCGACGATGCACAAGGATTTGCCGGAAGCGGTACGTTTTGCCCGGGAGTTGGGATACGACGTAACTGTGGATTCAAATGGGTATCTTTTTCATGATTTTCTTGAGAAAATCAGCCCTGACGAACTCAACTATCTCAGTTTCAGTTTAGACGGGCCGGACGCTGAAGTTAATGATCCGATACGTGGTGAAGGCGTTTATGATACGTGTGTCAGTAATCTGAGAAAGGCGTTGGCGAAGGGCTTCAAGGTCAGCCTGATCTATACGGTGAGTAAGAAGAACATTGACCACCTGCACCGTATGGTGCCGTTGTTGCTTGAGCTGGGAGTCGAGAAGTTTTTCATTCAGGTAATCGGGCTCAGAGGAAAGTCGGCTGAAGTTGATAGCGACTCTTTACAGTTAAGCCGGGAAGAGTGGCTTGCAGTGGTACCTGCGGTGGCACAAACGGCCGCCGAAGCCGGCATCCATGTCACATATCCAAAAGTTTTTCTGGCAGATGACGAAGAATTTCAATGTGCAGGGACTGAAGCGGAAAATTACTTCATTTTCCCTAATGGTCGAGTATATCAATGTCCGCTTTGCGAAGATCACCCGGTACACAGTTATCGAATTGAATCCGGCAAACTCATCAAAAATGATGGTTTTACCGAAGATAAATTCTTCCAATTGAATATTGCTGAAGGGTGTGTGATGAATAAGTTGCTTCAGCCGGATATTATCGATTATGACGATACCGGAAAGCCACTGCACAGGATTTCATGCTGTCTCCTGAAGCAGGAGATCGGCTGA
- a CDS encoding nucleoside deaminase has translation MQTIVVHGVSAYPVTTGKIVKTNWLMAELFKEKEMDGHEKFMSHALAEARQALLNNEFPVGCVIVSEGKIIASGGRRNSAAEMNELDHAEIVALRNLQQSQPGLDLSGVTVYSTMEPCLMCYSTMIVNGVRSVVYAYEDVMGGGTNLPLKLLSPLYSSLEISIVPKVMRFESLRLFQQFFGSNNNDYLKDTLLAKYTLEQPLVSV, from the coding sequence ATGCAAACAATAGTTGTACACGGAGTCAGCGCTTACCCGGTTACCACCGGGAAGATCGTGAAAACAAATTGGCTAATGGCCGAATTGTTTAAGGAGAAAGAGATGGACGGCCATGAAAAATTTATGAGTCATGCTTTGGCAGAAGCACGGCAGGCACTATTGAACAACGAATTTCCGGTGGGTTGTGTAATCGTTTCCGAGGGCAAAATTATTGCATCGGGGGGCAGGAGAAACAGTGCTGCTGAGATGAACGAACTCGATCATGCAGAGATCGTCGCTTTAAGAAATCTCCAGCAATCCCAGCCTGGCCTTGATTTGTCCGGGGTTACTGTATATTCCACGATGGAGCCTTGTCTGATGTGCTATTCAACCATGATTGTTAATGGTGTACGCTCCGTGGTGTATGCTTATGAAGATGTAATGGGTGGTGGCACCAATTTGCCGTTAAAGCTTTTGTCGCCACTCTATTCATCATTAGAGATATCGATAGTTCCCAAAGTGATGAGATTTGAAAGTCTGAGGTTATTTCAGCAGTTTTTTGGTTCGAACAACAATGACTATCTTAAAGATACATTGCTTGCAAAGTATACTTTGGAGCAACCGCTGGTCTCTGTTTGA